Genomic DNA from Acanthopagrus latus isolate v.2019 chromosome 2, fAcaLat1.1, whole genome shotgun sequence:
TGTCTACCTGGCTAAAATGAAATTTACACAGTCACACTTACTTGACTGTTAAAATGACTAACGCACATAATTTTGACGTTTCCTGACATTTCCCGTCATTTACTGTCTCCCGCATGTACACAGTTTACACTCTGACAAGCTTGCTAGCAAGCTAATGTTCCGCTTTGCTAGCGAATGAACTCATTTTAGCTATGTGGCTTAGTCACTAAGTTAGCAATAAACTAAGATTGTGTGTGGCATATAGCGCATTATTCATGCTACATTATATATTGCGAGCTGTTAGGCTTCCTTTCACTTTCAGCGTTTATGGCCCCGCTGTCAGCTAATAATGCTAGCAGGGTTAGCTTGCACGCTGCTAACGTTAGGTATCCCATTATGTCACAAAAGCCTGTCGTCTAGCTGAAGATGTTGCTCGgctggttagctagctgttaACGTTAGCACGCAGCCCTCTTCAGAGTGTGCTAACTCTTAGCTACCggcacatttatgtttttaaatatgtcaaGAGAGGACAATAGCTGTCTGAGAGTGGTTTACTGACTCCGTTGAGCAGCTTGGGGTAAATAGTTAGGTTCTGTTGTGGCTGCTAGGCCACTTGACTCACTTTTATTGGTGTTCAAATGAAAACTAAGAACGTCAGCGGTTCCTTAACTGCGCGCAAGATCGTGACGCCAGTTATGACAGCTCAAAGTCACACCAAGTGTTAAAAGTGGGTTTTAGATCTGTTGACAGCGACCTGATATACTGTGAATTGCTGTAGATTTTAATCCCTGCAGtgacaaagttttttttattattattattttgactgATACTGAATTTAACATCTGTGTCTCTCATCACTGCTCTAACAGCTAATGTCTCCCTCTACCTTTCCACACTGGCCAatctagaaatgttttttttttaattagtgttttgttttctttacagtCCTCAAAGAGGACAAAGTAAAACCTCAACTAGTCATATAAGTTGTTTACTGCCCCCACTGAACTCTCCAGCTTCCCTCACCCCCCTTGACTTGGATGGCCTTTGAACTTAAACTAATTTTGAATTACTGGCATAAGTTACACACAAGTTGTTGATAATGGACCGCGTATATCTCGCTTCTGATAAGTAAGCCGATGACCAGATGAGGAGAAACTATTTAATATGTGATTGTTGCAGTTTCCTTGACGAAACGTCCACAGAGAATACGAGGCGCGCTTGTTGAGGTATGGGGAGCGCATCTGGACTTGCAAGAGCACTGGAAGCAGccaactcacacacaaagaagcaTGGGAGGAGGAACAAGAAGTCACCGAACTGTAAGTATTGCATCTGaagtttgtgttcatgttcatgaaTTCATCCAACTAGTGAAATGTATATGCATATGCATATGTCCTACATATTGGCATATGCATACATAATTTCCCCAAAGGCTGTGGGGATTTTGTTTGGACTGGTATGTATGGGTATACCAGTTGATGCACAAGCCCAGTAGTATACACGGAAGAGCCATACCCTGGAAGTGAAGGTCACAAGGCATGCTGCGTTCCTGTGATTGGATAAATCCAGtgctcctcctctcattctATTTAGAGGGTGTGTGATTGAGTCATCCGCACTGGCCTGGTGAGAGTTGTCTTATCCTGATCTGCAAAAAATGAAGGGCATAGCATTTTTCAGAGAATATGATAGTTGAATGGATCTCTTTGAGCCCACTCATCACCAACCAGGTGTAGGTATAGTGTATGTATACAGCTCTCTGCGAGAGGAATGTTAACGTAATGACATGTGTCCCAAAGAGATGTCACATCAAAGACAGCATAGAGCATTGCTCAGCTGCCCAGAGCTCAAGTCACTGAGGATCACGAGCTGTATTTAAGCTCTGTCTAATTATATCAGCCAAGGGACTTtactccccctgctggtcactCTCAGCCCTCTGATGCCATGTTATGTAATGCTCTGGTTCCAGTGATGACTGAAtcacagaaattcaaacaatGTGAAAGACATTTTGTCATGAATAGAGAGCATCACACATCGAACACATTCAACTAtgtctgttgtggtgaagatttcttcttcttcttcttcttcctctccttcttcttcttcttcttcttcttcttcttcttcttcttcttcttcttcttgatcaTTTTGTGTGCACAGGCTTCAGGAGGAGTATCCCCAGTGGTTTGAGAAACCAATTCTGGAGATGGTCCATCACAACACCGTGTCTTTAGACAAACTGGTTGAGATGTCCTGGGTTGAAATCCTCACAAAGTATGCTGTGGGTGAAGAGTGCGATTTCCTGGTCAGTTTGACTTCTTAAATTTTAACATTGTTgatagaaaatgtgtctttgtattttgaTGTTATGAAGACAACAGAATGGATGGTTCTTAACGTCATCTTTAGAGGACCATGGAAatagaaacaaaatataatacaaaGGAGTATGTCTCATGTGAATCAACATTAATGTAACACCTCTTGGTGTAACATGAGATTCTCACAAGACTGTTTCACTTCAGGTGGGAAAGGATAAAAGTTTGCAAGTGAAGGTGGTGAAGATCCACCCGCTAGAGAATCCGGAGGGTGAGACAGCGGAGAAGAAGCTCGAAGGTGCCTGTGACTCTCCATCCAGCGACAAGGAGAACGCAAGTCAGGAAAACCAGAGGAAGGAACCTCCCCCCCGAgaagaggagaacaggaggGAGAGCCTCAGTGAGTACCAAGTcaatatgtaaacaaacagaagaagcacTTTAAAGAACATAGAAAATGTCCAGTAGTGCAGATGCAACCAAACTGACTGTAGAATTACATTAGTGGGACCCATCATATAACTGCAGTACAAGTGGATGTGTTGTTTCATAAAGCAGGCCTATAGTagctgattttcatgttttttcccttttttactttggttttaatcaaaaatgtcattataatTTGGAAAATAAAGTCTCCCATTTcttaacattgttttgtttgtcctcataTCAGGTGACAGAGCACGCCGCTCACCAAGGAAACTCCCCACTGCcatgaaagaagagaagaagaagtgggtgATGCCCAAATTCCTTCCTCATAAGTACGACGTGAAGCTCATAAATGAGGATAAGGTTCGTACCTGCATTAGCTGTCAGCAAAAGCGCTACtcttctgtatttttctgttcttctactttttttttttttaattagttgcttttattaattgattttttgACATCTTTATCCATAGCGCGTCTCTTGTATTTCCATGTGTTGTTTGCAATCTTTTAATGTTGACACAGACTGCATTTTGAAACAAATTCCTTAACCATAATTGAATGAATACTGTCTGTCTCGTAGGTAATCAGTGACGTCCCTGCAGACAGTCTTTACAGAACGGAGCGCCCCCCAACCAAAGAGATCATGCGCTACTTCATTAGGCACAACGCACTGAGGCTCGGCATGGGAGAGAGTGCTCCCTGGGTGGTTGAAGATGAACTGGTGAAAAAGTTTAACCTTCCCAGCAAATTCAGTGACTTTCTTCTTGATCCTCACAAGGTAATTTACTCATTCTGTTTTTAGCATGTTGCTTGATATAAAGGTGTCTCTCATTCTTGGCTCACGCTCTTTGTGCTTGTCTACAGTTTTTAGCAGAGAATCCCTCCACAAAGCGTAAGAGCTTGACATCTCCAGAGGGTAGACCCAGCAAGAAGCTCAAGTCTCCTGACACGCCAGGAGAGGATTCAGGAAATGAGAAGGGcgagaagaaaaggaaaagaaaaaaggactcTTTAGGCATGCCCCTTAGTCCAACTATTTGGGGCCACATGCAGGTAGGCTGGCTTGTATGCACAGTATCATGTCTCAGCTAAGATATTACTCAGTTATTATGGGGTATTCCTTTTAAGGTCAAGGCTTTGCCTAAGGGGCTCTTCTTGTCTGTATTtcagaaaataacaatgaatGGCTCCCCACTCAAGGTAAAGAACTCTGGAACTCCAAAGAAAGGTGAAGGCTCGACTCCCTCCACACCAAAATCTAGCAGGAAGTCGGGGGACAAGAAAGAAGGGAAGAGAGGTAGAAAGAGTGGTGACAAGAAACTCAATGTACTTAAAGCTTCTAAAAATGATGGTAAAGCTGGTACAAAGACACCAAAGATGAAGCAGATGACTCTGCTGCATCTGGCTAAGAGCACCCCTGCTGGGAGCCCGAAAAAGAGGGCCCGTAGTACAGGCATGGGTACGCCTAAACTGGGAAAGGCACTACACCCGATGGCTCTCCACCTCCTTCGTTACTATAAGGAGAACAAGGGcaaagaggacaaaaagaacTCTCTTTCCTGCCTCATCTCCAAGGCTGCAAAGACCTTGTCCCCAGATGATCGGGGCCGGCTGCCAGAGGAGCTCAAGGATCTGGTGCAGAAACgctgggagctgctggagcAAAAGAAGCGATGGAAGGCCATGAGTGAAGAAGAAAGGcaggaagagatgaagaaaaagcgTGAGGAGATCAGAGAGAAACTGCGTGAAAAGGCCAAGGAGAGGCGTGAGAAGGAGATGCTCGTACGCCGCGAACAGTCTCGCAGATACGAGGACCAGGAGATCGAAGGCAAGAACCTGCCGGCATTCAAGCTCGTTGACATGCCAGAGGGGCTGCCTAATGCCTTGTTTGGCGATGTGGCTATGGTTGTGGACTTCCTTCATTGCTACGCAGGGCTGCTGATGCCGGATGACCAGTATCCCATCACAGCAGTGGCTCTGATGGAAGCACTTTCAGGGGAACGGTCTGGCTTCCTCTACCTGAACCGAGTGCTGGTGGTGCTCCTTCAGACGCTGCTGCAGGATGAGCTGGCAGAAGGCTACAGCGAGCTTGATATGCCCTTATCCGAGATCCCCCTCACCATGCACTCTGCATCGGAGCTGGCCCGCTTGTGCTTGAGACCGTGTGACGCTCACAGTGAGGAGAGCGGCCAGGGCTCAGACGACACAGGGGGTTTTGGGGGCTTTGATGATGTGGTGACCAGCGAGTTCTTGGAGAAGCTCGAGACAATCGAGGTGTTTGAGCTGAGCCCTCAGGAGAAAGTGAATCTGCTAGTGGCCCTGTGTCACCGCATACTCATGACATACTCGGTCGAAGACCATGTTGATGCAAAGCAGCAACGGTCAGCAGAGCTGTGGAAGGAGCGCCTGGCAATGCTGAAAGAGGTCAATGACCGTAAGAAGgctgagaagaagaagcagaaggagaTGGAAGGTAATGGTTGGTGGTTGCCACCAGAGTGCTCCACCATGGAGGAGATTTAATActgattttaactttttatttttaaaatttttttttttacgtatcATCAACACAACTTTTATTCCCATGCATTTACAAGTGTTTCAGTTATGATTATAATTAGCTTATACTCAGCATGATGCCactatgtacatttttgttctatttttctGTACTCaaaggtgagaaaaagaaagaaggcgGCTCTAAGAAGGAGAGCAAAAAAGAATTAAAGGTGGAGCCAAAGGTGGAGCCGGAGCCGGAGCCTGAGGACATGATCAGCACCGTGAAGAGCCGGCGGCTGATGTCCATGCAGGccaagaaggagaaggaggagatggacagacagaACAAAGGTAAGATTTGGAGTAgttaatctgtaaaaaatctAAGAAGACTCGGGTTTTCTAAGTAGTTTCCAACCCCTGAGTCCTTGTTGTAAGTGACTTGGAGCACAGCCAGATATTTTATCTGTAATAACTACTACTTCTAAGCCTGAAACTTCTCACTCATATTTGTTACCATGTAATCTCCCCTCAGAGCGCATGGAGAAGGAGGCTGAAGAGGAGCGGCTACGCAGACAGAGGGCTGCAACAGAAAAGGCCTTTCAGGATGGTATCACCAAAGCCAGAAATGTCATGCGCCGGACGCCACTGGGTACAGACAGAAATCATAACAGGTCAGTGCTGCTCgcaaacaataaacaattacAGACAGATGAATGTAcatcctttaaaaaatgtaagtaaaatCTAACTGTTGTCCGCTTCACATTTTTTGTTCAGATACTGGCTTTTCTCTGACGTTGTTCCTGGTCTGTATATCGAGAAAGGATGGGTTAATGATAGTATAGACTACAACTTCACCCCTCCACCCGAAGAAAAACCAGCAGAGCCTGAGGtcgaagaggaagaggatggtgggttggctgcaactaatgattcaCAAGGTACAAAACTTtgagtattattattattattattgctaatGATATAACTATTATTCGCTGGAAAGAATTAGTTGCACACTGGCTTGGCAATCAATTATtaattttcagtgaaaatcttAAACTTGTTTAATGTaagtatttgctgcttttggtTGTCATTTATGATTGGAAATGAAGAATCTTCTGTTGTTTGGAAAAAAGAAGCGAattgaagacgtcactttgggctctatGACATGTCTTTGACCAAATTAttcattgtgaaaaataataTGCAGTTGCAACCCTACTTAAGTATGTTTTTGTGCCAGACCTAACCATATTgtaagcacagcgttgtgacaagAGAATACATTAAAATTGAACCTGAAGAAACAGTTGCAACATGtttaagtacttttttttttccaaaaaaacaaaacaaaacagttgaaggaagttgtttatttactgtttttgttgcagGAGTCGAGAAGGACGACAGCAGCATAGATGGTGCTATAAGTGAGGGAGCCCAGCAGGGAGCAGCATTCGACATCTGTATTGAGACGACTGTTCCCAAGCAGGGACAGAACCTCTGGTAAGAGCTTTCTGTGTCCTTTTCTGTTCATcctctctcatttctttctttgctttttacACAActgtttattgtgatttttcCTGTCCGTACGCAGGTTTGTATGTGACAACCCAGCTGAGCTGGATGAACTTGTGGAAAGTCTTCATCCTCAGGGTGTCAGAGAGAGTGAACTGAAGGTGAAGATACAAAACAAGTGAGTATACTCATTATTATAAAAGATAGCTGCTTCAACAAATAGGAATCCATCCCATCCTAGTGCGCTGCTAAACAAGCCTCAGTTGTTAAATTAGCCTTTGTTGAGTTGGAACTAGCAGCAGCTGTACAGTTAGAAAGTCAGAAATAAATTGAATATAGAACTGTTAGAGCATTTAAAGAAAGTACGAACAAAGCTCGTTTTaccaaaaaaaagcagacaagaACACCAATGCAGTGTCTTTCATCCACCTAGACAGTTGGGGTTTTAAACaagtcagcagcagtgatggagtaAATATAAAGCTGAACCCAAAGTTGTCGCTCGCATCTTTTCAGATACCAGGAAATCCTTCACTCCATCCATATGACCCGTAAGGCCAAAATGGGCCTCAGGACCTGCGACGGCTACGCTGAGCTGCTCAAGTACCTGCGCAGTGACATCCAGGAGGTGGCCTCACGACTGCAGAAGGGAGGTCTCGGTTACCTGGATGACAATGTAGACATCGAAGAGCAGGTGATCATTTCACTACATACAAAAAGGATTGTGTACACACACCTGGAATATTCATCGTTTGTTggcataaaaaacataaatatgttaCTGATTTAATAGCTCTTAATTCTCTCCACAGATGAAAGACATGACAGACTTGAAAGACTTTGGCGAATGCATCATCACCATTCAGGCCTGTGTAATCAAAAAGTTCCTGCAGGGATTCATGGCCcccaaacagaaaaagaagaaaaagcacgTAGGGGAGGAGAGCAGTAAGGCTGAAGAGGTGGATGAGGAGAAGAGACTGGCGGAAGAGGCTCGGGTAAGAGAACAGTTGTGATTAAAGACTCCATAAAGAAGCTGAGATTTGTtcatgaaacacacagcagattaatattttaaagCTTACCACTATTGGACTCTCTATATGTGATGCTCTGCTGATTTTAAACAAGTCTGGCCTTTTCCCTCGTAGGTAGCAACAGCGGTAGAGAAGTGGAAAACTGCTATCCGAGAGGCCCAGACGTTTTCCCGCATGCACGTCCTGCTGGGAATGTTGGACGCCTGCATAAAGTGGGACATGTCTGCCGAGAACGCTCGCTGCAAAGTCTGTCGCAGGAAAGGTAAGGACAGTCTTCAGCTGCTGTCCCACTCATTTGGTCTCAAAGTGAGGAGTTGGCTCTAGATAAAATATAGTACATAAGCAAATGAAAGAGTTACTCCTTTATTGACATGGAGAGAGATTTGTTGTAACTTGGCTTCGTCTCTGAGTGCAACAACCAGTCTTTTACTTTGAGCTGTGCTGGATGTTTGAATTGCAGTTTGGTggtctcctgctccttctctaGTGCTCAGGCAGAAACCGTCTGTGCTGAAACTGATGGAGTCTAAGCCCAGATCCAAACAGGGCAACAGCAGCCAGCTCAGAGCAGAACAGACTAGAACTGTCAGGCAGGTCTACGTAAAGAGTCAGCGTCCCTGCAGGCTAACAGGTGAACCTGTAGTGATAAGATGATGACATGAACTGAAACAAAAGGGAAATGTTGAAGAAGCTTTTAGGCCTTAACAAGGAGTGATgaccagaaaaataaaacaggaaggaTAAAAATGAGGGATAAATTTTAGgtgaaatgaggaaaaatattGAAACACGGCTCAGTTTTATGATTAATACTGATCTCTTCCAGGCGACGATGAGAAACTCATCCTTTGTGATGAGTGCAACAAGGCCTTCCACCTGTTCTGTCTGCGACCGGCACTGTACCGCATTCCTGTCGGAGAGTGGCGGTGCCCGGCCTGCCAGCCCACTGTGGCCAGACGTGGCTCCCGCTCAAGGTAACTGTCTGCTTTACTCATTCCGGTTTGTCTCGGCCCTATATTATCCATATGAACTGTTCTGCTATGTCATGGCTAATGAGTAATTCCCCGTTGGCTGCATCCCTaagaaaaattatgtttttactaAATTGTTGTTACTATAACAGATGTTATCACAGAAATGGCTGCTTTACATGCCATTTTTAGATTATCATTCACAGTAACAATCTGTATACACATATCTAGAAAGGTTTCACCCGTAACAATTTTAACAAATTAAACTCCTGCTGTCATGGCAGCCACTACTTACAAATACATAGATCTAGTAAAAAATATCTGTAGACATGCATGTTAAATTTGCAGGTTTCTGATGTACAGGTGACTTTTCCACTGACATCATTCTTAAAGCTGCAGTTGTGCTCAAGAGATGACTGTACTTAGTCCCCTTCACTGCGAAAAATGTACATTGAGGGGAAAATAGAATTTTAGTGTTAGTGAGATTCTGATATATTATTTGACACATATATTAACCTAATGTTTGTGTGATTATTTTCCCCAATTCAACAAAACTTTTGCAGTAAACTTTCCACTTCTCCGGCTACAGACAATATTCCATCTTCATCATTCGTGTCAAGATCTTTGATAGCTAAACTCTCTGTTGCAGAAACTACAACCAGGacacagatgaagaagaggacgaggacgagTCTGAAGAGGAGGActctgaggaggatgaagaggatgaggaagagaaTGACTACAAAGCCATGGGGCACAGCTGTGAGTATCTGCGAGAGAAAATTAAGTCCAGGTTTCACCAGattgtctgagtgtgtgagtttCTCTGCTCCATCCAGGAtgtctttaacatttttgtaaaatgcGAAACAGAATCAGAAGTGACATTCTTGGGCACCTGAGTTGGTTTTGGGAAAATTGGGGATCTTTTACGACGAAGGCTGGGAATGAGAGGAATGCTGACGGGGAATTTCAGTCCctgtcctctccctgtctctattgtctgtgtgttgtcatgTAGCACAGCTCAGGTC
This window encodes:
- the baz1b gene encoding tyrosine-protein kinase BAZ1B isoform X3, translated to MAPLLGRKPYPLAKPLAEPPGPGEEVYIIEHTKEAFRNKEEYEARLLRYGERIWTCKSTGSSQLTHKEAWEEEQEVTELLQEEYPQWFEKPILEMVHHNTVSLDKLVEMSWVEILTKYAVGEECDFLVGKDKSLQVKVVKIHPLENPEGETAEKKLEGACDSPSSDKENASQENQRKEPPPREEENRRESLSDRARRSPRKLPTAMKEEKKKWVMPKFLPHKYDVKLINEDKVISDVPADSLYRTERPPTKEIMRYFIRHNALRLGMGESAPWVVEDELVKKFNLPSKFSDFLLDPHKFLAENPSTKRKSLTSPEGRPSKKLKSPDTPGEDSGNEKGEKKRKRKKDSLGMPLSPTIWGHMQVKNSGTPKKGEGSTPSTPKSSRKSGDKKEGKRGRKSGDKKLNVLKASKNDGKAGTKTPKMKQMTLLHLAKSTPAGSPKKRARSTGMGTPKLGKALHPMALHLLRYYKENKGKEDKKNSLSCLISKAAKTLSPDDRGRLPEELKDLVQKRWELLEQKKRWKAMSEEERQEEMKKKREEIREKLREKAKERREKEMLVRREQSRRYEDQEIEGKNLPAFKLVDMPEGLPNALFGDVAMVVDFLHCYAGLLMPDDQYPITAVALMEALSGERSGFLYLNRVLVVLLQTLLQDELAEGYSELDMPLSEIPLTMHSASELARLCLRPCDAHSEESGQGSDDTGGFGGFDDVVTSEFLEKLETIEVFELSPQEKVNLLVALCHRILMTYSVEDHVDAKQQRSAELWKERLAMLKEVNDRKKAEKKKQKEMEGEKKKEGGSKKESKKELKVEPKVEPEPEPEDMISTVKSRRLMSMQAKKEKEEMDRQNKERMEKEAEEERLRRQRAATEKAFQDGITKARNVMRRTPLGTDRNHNRYWLFSDVVPGLYIEKGWVNDSIDYNFTPPPEEKPAEPEVEEEEDGGLAATNDSQGVEKDDSSIDGAISEGAQQGAAFDICIETTVPKQGQNLWFVCDNPAELDELVESLHPQGVRESELKVKIQNKYQEILHSIHMTRKAKMGLRTCDGYAELLKYLRSDIQEVASRLQKGGLGYLDDNVDIEEQMKDMTDLKDFGECIITIQACVIKKFLQGFMAPKQKKKKKHVGEESSKAEEVDEEKRLAEEARVATAVEKWKTAIREAQTFSRMHVLLGMLDACIKWDMSAENARCKVCRRKVWWSPAPSLVLRQKPSVLKLMESKPRSKQGNSSQLRAEQTRTVRQVYVKSQRPCRLTGDDEKLILCDECNKAFHLFCLRPALYRIPVGEWRCPACQPTVARRGSRSRNYNQDTDEEEDEDESEEEDSEEDEEDEEENDYKAMGHSLRPRKKNKQSSSRQKNSKSKSKKQSSSSQSSKQKTGPNSPADIDELVRQSSQSGVRRQALELERCEEILKKLTKFRYSWPFREPVSPEEAEDYLDIISQPMDFQTMLGKFSQASYRHAQDFLEDMKLVFSNAEEYNQQGSTVLSCMVKTEQSFTELLQKLLPGLSYLRRRSRKRVSQTPATSEEEEEEEEEEEDDDDEEQEEELKKKMQNGKSNRKKASNSRGRRDEESESEEEDDENQEEEEEEDDDDDDDDDGRRRSKRTSATSGKKDYREQDSDGERDTRRTRQRRRRDNAAEASSDEERSSQQRHSKRQKRS
- the baz1b gene encoding tyrosine-protein kinase BAZ1B isoform X2, which gives rise to MAPLLGRKPYPLAKPLAEPPGPGEEVYIIEHTKEAFRNKEEYEARLLRYGERIWTCKSTGSSQLTHKEAWEEEQEVTELLQEEYPQWFEKPILEMVHHNTVSLDKLVEMSWVEILTKYAVGEECDFLVGKDKSLQVKVVKIHPLENPEGETAEKKLEGACDSPSSDKENASQENQRKEPPPREEENRRESLSDRARRSPRKLPTAMKEEKKKWVMPKFLPHKYDVKLINEDKVISDVPADSLYRTERPPTKEIMRYFIRHNALRLGMGESAPWVVEDELVKKFNLPSKFSDFLLDPHKFLAENPSTKRKSLTSPEGRPSKKLKSPDTPGEDSGNEKGEKKRKRKKDSLGMPLSPTIWGHMQKITMNGSPLKVKNSGTPKKGEGSTPSTPKSSRKSGDKKEGKRGRKSGDKKLNVLKASKNDGKAGTKTPKMKQMTLLHLAKSTPAGSPKKRARSTGMGTPKLGKALHPMALHLLRYYKENKGKEDKKNSLSCLISKAAKTLSPDDRGRLPEELKDLVQKRWELLEQKKRWKAMSEEERQEEMKKKREEIREKLREKAKERREKEMLVRREQSRRYEDQEIEGKNLPAFKLVDMPEGLPNALFGDVAMVVDFLHCYAGLLMPDDQYPITAVALMEALSGERSGFLYLNRVLVVLLQTLLQDELAEGYSELDMPLSEIPLTMHSASELARLCLRPCDAHSEESGQGSDDTGGFGGFDDVVTSEFLEKLETIEVFELSPQEKVNLLVALCHRILMTYSVEDHVDAKQQRSAELWKERLAMLKEVNDRKKAEKKKQKEMEGEKKKEGGSKKESKKELKVEPKVEPEPEPEDMISTVKSRRLMSMQAKKEKEEMDRQNKERMEKEAEEERLRRQRAATEKAFQDGITKARNVMRRTPLGTDRNHNRYWLFSDVVPGLYIEKGWVNDSIDYNFTPPPEEKPAEPEVEEEEDGGLAATNDSQGVEKDDSSIDGAISEGAQQGAAFDICIETTVPKQGQNLWFVCDNPAELDELVESLHPQGVRESELKVKIQNKYQEILHSIHMTRKAKMGLRTCDGYAELLKYLRSDIQEVASRLQKGGLGYLDDNVDIEEQMKDMTDLKDFGECIITIQACVIKKFLQGFMAPKQKKKKKHVGEESSKAEEVDEEKRLAEEARVATAVEKWKTAIREAQTFSRMHVLLGMLDACIKWDMSAENARCKVCRRKVLRQKPSVLKLMESKPRSKQGNSSQLRAEQTRTVRQVYVKSQRPCRLTGDDEKLILCDECNKAFHLFCLRPALYRIPVGEWRCPACQPTVARRGSRSRNYNQDTDEEEDEDESEEEDSEEDEEDEEENDYKAMGHSLRPRKKNKQSSSRQKNSKSKSKKQSSSSQSSKQKTGPNSPADIDELVRQSSQSGVRRQALELERCEEILKKLTKFRYSWPFREPVSPEEAEDYLDIISQPMDFQTMLGKFSQASYRHAQDFLEDMKLVFSNAEEYNQQGSTVLSCMVKTEQSFTELLQKLLPGLSYLRRRSRKRVSQTPATSEEEEEEEEEEEDDDDEEQEEELKKKMQNGKSNRKKASNSRGRRDEESESEEEDDENQEEEEEEDDDDDDDDDGRRRSKRTSATSGKKDYREQDSDGERDTRRTRQRRRRDNAAEASSDEERSSQQRHSKRQKRS
- the baz1b gene encoding tyrosine-protein kinase BAZ1B isoform X4, with the translated sequence MAPLLGRKPYPLAKPLAEPPGPGEEVYIIEHTKEAFRNKEEYEARLLRYGERIWTCKSTGSSQLTHKEAWEEEQEVTELLQEEYPQWFEKPILEMVHHNTVSLDKLVEMSWVEILTKYAVGEECDFLVGKDKSLQVKVVKIHPLENPEGETAEKKLEGACDSPSSDKENASQENQRKEPPPREEENRRESLSDRARRSPRKLPTAMKEEKKKWVMPKFLPHKYDVKLINEDKVISDVPADSLYRTERPPTKEIMRYFIRHNALRLGMGESAPWVVEDELVKKFNLPSKFSDFLLDPHKFLAENPSTKRKSLTSPEGRPSKKLKSPDTPGEDSGNEKGEKKRKRKKDSLGMPLSPTIWGHMQKITMNGSPLKVKNSGTPKKGEGSTPSTPKSSRKSGDKKEGKRGRKSGDKKLNVLKASKNDGKAGTKTPKMKQMTLLHLAKSTPAGSPKKRARSTGMGTPKLGKALHPMALHLLRYYKENKGKEDKKNSLSCLISKAAKTLSPDDRGRLPEELKDLVQKRWELLEQKKRWKAMSEEERQEEMKKKREEIREKLREKAKERREKEMLVRREQSRRYEDQEIEGKNLPAFKLVDMPEGLPNALFGDVAMVVDFLHCYAGLLMPDDQYPITAVALMEALSGERSGFLYLNRVLVVLLQTLLQDELAEGYSELDMPLSEIPLTMHSASELARLCLRPCDAHSEESGQGSDDTGGFGGFDDVVTSEFLEKLETIEVFELSPQEKVNLLVALCHRILMTYSVEDHVDAKQQRSAELWKERLAMLKEVNDRKKAEKKKQKEMEGEKKKEGGSKKESKKELKVEPKVEPEPEPEDMISTVKSRRLMSMQAKKEKEEMDRQNKERMEKEAEEERLRRQRAATEKAFQDGITKARNVMRRTPLGTDRNHNRYWLFSDVVPGLYIEKGWVNDSIDYNFTPPPEEKPAEPEVEEEEDGGLAATNDSQGVEKDDSSIDGAISEGAQQGAAFDICIETTVPKQGQNLWFVCDNPAELDELVESLHPQGVRESELKVKIQNKYQEILHSIHMTRKAKMGLRTCDGYAELLKYLRSDIQEVASRLQKGGLGYLDDNVDIEEQMKDMTDLKDFGECIITIQACVIKKFLQGFMAPKQKKKKKHVGEESSKAEEVDEEKRLAEEARVATAVEKWKTAIREAQTFSRMHVLLGMLDACIKWDMSAENARCKVCRRKGDDEKLILCDECNKAFHLFCLRPALYRIPVGEWRCPACQPTVARRGSRSRNYNQDTDEEEDEDESEEEDSEEDEEDEEENDYKAMGHSLRPRKKNKQSSSRQKNSKSKSKKQSSSSQSSKQKTGPNSPADIDELVRQSSQSGVRRQALELERCEEILKKLTKFRYSWPFREPVSPEEAEDYLDIISQPMDFQTMLGKFSQASYRHAQDFLEDMKLVFSNAEEYNQQGSTVLSCMVKTEQSFTELLQKLLPGLSYLRRRSRKRVSQTPATSEEEEEEEEEEEDDDDEEQEEELKKKMQNGKSNRKKASNSRGRRDEESESEEEDDENQEEEEEEDDDDDDDDDGRRRSKRTSATSGKKDYREQDSDGERDTRRTRQRRRRDNAAEASSDEERSSQQRHSKRQKRS